A part of Olleya sp. Bg11-27 genomic DNA contains:
- the pgmB gene encoding beta-phosphoglucomutase: MNKKGFIFDLDGVIVDTAKYHFLAWQNLAKSIGIDFTHEQNEQLKGVSRVKSLEKILEWGNKTISEELFASLMGKKNEEYLSFIDKMTDEEVLPDVPKILAYLIAQKQPISLGSASKNARPILEKVNLLSKFDAIVDGNDVSKAKPDPEVFLIAAQHLNMKPEDCIVFEDSVAGVQAANSANMISIGIGERNVLHEADYIFSNFTEIENSFIEELINR, encoded by the coding sequence ATGAATAAAAAAGGATTCATATTCGATTTAGACGGTGTCATCGTAGACACTGCAAAATACCACTTTTTGGCTTGGCAAAACCTTGCGAAAAGTATAGGTATTGACTTTACACACGAGCAAAACGAGCAACTTAAAGGTGTTAGCCGCGTAAAATCATTAGAGAAAATATTGGAATGGGGAAATAAAACCATTTCAGAAGAACTGTTTGCCTCATTAATGGGTAAAAAAAATGAAGAGTATTTAAGCTTCATAGATAAAATGACTGATGAAGAAGTCTTACCTGATGTACCAAAAATATTAGCGTATTTAATAGCTCAAAAACAACCAATTTCGTTGGGTTCTGCTAGTAAAAATGCACGCCCAATTTTAGAAAAAGTCAACTTGCTTTCTAAGTTTGATGCTATTGTGGATGGTAACGATGTTAGCAAAGCAAAACCAGATCCAGAGGTGTTTTTAATAGCAGCACAGCATTTAAATATGAAACCAGAAGATTGTATCGTGTTTGAAGATTCAGTAGCTGGTGTTCAAGCAGCTAATAGTGCTAACATGATATCTATTGGTATTGGAGAAAGAAACGTATTACATGAGGCTGACTATATCTTTTCGAATTTTACTGAAATAGAAAATAGCTTTATAGAAGAATTAATAAATAGATAA
- a CDS encoding RagB/SusD family nutrient uptake outer membrane protein, translating to MKNLFKQFNYALALLLLVSACHDDLDQSPIDPDSFTEEDVFANPNEAKGALAKVYASLALTGQEGPSGQPDIANIDEGFSQYSRMLFNLNELTTDNAVIAWGDAGLQDLHGMYWTASNDFTDAMYNRLAQTVSFSNSFIGNAANLSDAAVTQYIAEARFIRAFAYYNLMDLYGNVPLVTEIATTLPSQNSREEVFTFVETELLEIQNQLATSGSNEYGRVDQVAAWALLSKLYLNAEVWIGQPLYNDAVTYANNAITSTYSINTVDANGNGSAYDELFLADNNVNGAQNEFIFTLNFDGINSQTYGGTTFLVHAAIGGDMDPNEFGVNGGWGGLRTTSALVNKMGTGDSRALFYSAGQNLEITDMTTFTDGYAVTKFKNLKSDGTQGSDTAGDFVDTDLPLIRLSEIYLNYAEATLRGGSGSTSIALDLINELRERAYGDTSGNISSGDLTLDFILDERARELYWEGQRRTDLVRYNYFTTSAYLWPFKGDAALGSSVSNFRNVFPIPTNTILSNPNLQQNTGY from the coding sequence ATGAAAAATTTATTTAAACAATTCAATTATGCCTTAGCATTGCTTTTATTAGTATCTGCTTGTCATGATGATTTAGATCAATCACCTATTGATCCTGATAGTTTTACTGAAGAAGATGTGTTTGCAAATCCAAACGAAGCCAAAGGTGCACTAGCCAAAGTTTATGCTAGTTTAGCGCTAACTGGTCAAGAAGGACCTTCCGGACAACCAGATATCGCTAATATTGATGAAGGGTTTTCACAATATTCTAGAATGCTTTTTAATCTAAACGAATTAACTACAGATAATGCTGTAATTGCATGGGGAGATGCTGGACTACAAGATTTACATGGTATGTACTGGACGGCAAGTAATGACTTTACAGATGCGATGTATAATCGACTAGCGCAAACGGTCTCTTTTTCTAATTCTTTTATAGGAAACGCTGCTAACTTGAGTGACGCAGCTGTTACTCAATATATAGCAGAGGCTAGATTTATTAGAGCTTTTGCCTATTACAACTTAATGGACTTATACGGTAATGTTCCCTTAGTAACAGAGATCGCAACAACACTTCCTAGTCAAAACTCTAGAGAAGAAGTCTTTACTTTTGTAGAAACAGAATTATTAGAAATCCAAAACCAATTAGCAACTAGTGGCTCTAATGAATACGGTCGAGTAGACCAAGTCGCAGCATGGGCACTACTATCTAAACTATATTTAAATGCAGAAGTATGGATTGGTCAACCGCTTTATAACGACGCTGTAACATACGCTAACAATGCAATAACATCAACATATAGTATTAATACTGTAGATGCTAATGGTAACGGTTCTGCTTATGACGAATTATTTCTAGCTGACAATAATGTTAATGGTGCACAAAACGAATTTATTTTCACCTTAAATTTTGACGGTATAAATAGCCAAACTTATGGGGGTACAACGTTTTTAGTACATGCCGCTATTGGAGGTGATATGGATCCTAACGAGTTTGGAGTTAACGGAGGCTGGGGAGGTCTTAGAACCACTAGTGCTTTAGTTAACAAAATGGGAACTGGAGACTCAAGAGCCCTGTTTTATTCCGCTGGTCAAAATTTAGAAATTACAGACATGACAACATTTACTGATGGCTATGCTGTGACTAAATTTAAAAACCTTAAATCTGATGGTACACAAGGTTCTGATACTGCTGGAGATTTTGTTGACACCGATTTACCTTTAATTAGATTATCTGAAATCTATTTAAATTACGCAGAAGCAACATTAAGAGGTGGTAGCGGAAGCACATCAATTGCTTTAGACCTTATCAATGAATTAAGAGAAAGAGCATACGGAGACACCTCTGGTAATATTTCGTCAGGAGATCTAACATTAGATTTTATTTTAGATGAAAGAGCCAGAGAATTATATTGGGAAGGACAACGTCGTACAGATCTAGTAAGATATAATTATTTTACAACTAGCGCGTATTTATGGCCTTTTAAAGGAGACGCCGCTTTAGGTAGCTCTGTATCTAATTTCCGTAATGTATTTCCAATTCCAACTAATACTATTTTATCTAATCCTAACCTACAACAAAACACTGGTTACTAA
- a CDS encoding MFS transporter, producing the protein MKKRTLGFFEIWNMSFGFLGIQFGFALQGTSMTRIFQTLGAAPDEIPMLWIAAPLTGLLVQPIIGYMSDRTWSERWGRRKPYFLIGAVLSTMALFFMPYSPILWVAAGLLWILDASINISMEPFRALVADKLPESQRSYGFVMQALIIGIGTWIASSLPEIVSYFGISNSADSGVLPMSVKLSFAIGAFVFLGSILYTVFTTTEYPPEDMEAFKKEKAKKNQFIPDILNNIGNMPLTMKKLGLIQFFSWFAFFTMWSMANPALTEHVFKTPAPIETAYDMTIPAQAEAFNVVNTAFQESSNAIGSAMGVYGLSSMAFALLLVFYTSRKKINRKYVHMASLILGGLGFVLMNYTSPDNLKWCFALIGFAWGSILSMPYAMLSSSVDPKKMGMFMGIFNMFIVIPQIIAALGGINYISGLLGDDAINAMTVAGISLIIAGLCNLLITNKNAITYQAEEI; encoded by the coding sequence ATGAAAAAACGCACACTTGGTTTTTTTGAAATCTGGAACATGAGTTTCGGTTTCTTAGGAATTCAATTTGGTTTTGCCTTGCAAGGCACTTCAATGACAAGAATATTTCAAACATTAGGAGCTGCTCCTGATGAGATCCCTATGCTTTGGATTGCTGCACCTTTAACCGGTCTGCTTGTTCAGCCTATTATTGGTTATATGAGTGATCGTACTTGGAGCGAAAGGTGGGGACGAAGAAAACCTTATTTTTTAATTGGAGCGGTACTTAGTACTATGGCTTTATTTTTTATGCCTTACTCTCCTATATTGTGGGTGGCAGCAGGTCTTTTGTGGATTCTAGATGCTTCTATTAATATCTCAATGGAGCCTTTTCGGGCTTTAGTAGCGGATAAATTGCCAGAGTCTCAACGCTCTTACGGGTTTGTAATGCAAGCTTTAATTATTGGAATAGGAACATGGATTGCTAGTAGTTTACCAGAGATAGTTTCCTATTTTGGGATAAGTAATTCTGCGGACTCAGGGGTCTTACCCATGTCTGTCAAATTATCATTTGCAATAGGTGCTTTTGTGTTTTTAGGAAGTATCCTTTACACGGTGTTTACAACTACAGAATATCCGCCAGAGGATATGGAAGCTTTCAAAAAAGAAAAAGCAAAGAAAAACCAATTCATTCCAGACATTCTAAATAATATTGGAAACATGCCACTAACAATGAAAAAACTTGGCTTAATCCAGTTTTTCTCATGGTTTGCATTTTTTACCATGTGGAGTATGGCAAATCCGGCACTAACAGAACATGTATTTAAAACACCAGCTCCTATAGAAACGGCTTATGACATGACTATTCCGGCTCAAGCCGAAGCTTTTAATGTTGTAAATACTGCCTTTCAAGAATCGTCAAATGCAATAGGATCTGCAATGGGGGTTTATGGATTATCTTCTATGGCATTTGCTTTATTATTAGTGTTTTATACCTCTAGAAAAAAGATTAACCGAAAATATGTCCACATGGCATCTCTAATCTTAGGAGGTCTTGGTTTTGTATTGATGAATTACACATCTCCTGACAACTTAAAATGGTGCTTTGCATTAATCGGGTTTGCTTGGGGTAGTATTTTATCTATGCCTTACGCTATGTTATCAAGTTCTGTAGACCCTAAAAAAATGGGAATGTTTATGGGGATTTTCAATATGTTTATTGTTATTCCGCAAATTATCGCAGCACTTGGAGGTATTAATTATATCTCAGGACTATTAGGTGATGATGCTATAAATGCAATGACTGTTGCAGGAATTAGCTTAATAATTGCAGGACTTTGCAACTTATTAATTACCAACAAAAACGCAATTACGTACCAAGCAGAAGAAATTTAA
- a CDS encoding glycoside hydrolase family 65 protein, whose product MNQDYIQPDNWSIIEEGFDADRVKSSESLFSIGNGAMGQRANFEEQYSGPTFQGSYIAGVYYPDKTRVGWWKNGYPEYFAKVLNAPNWIGINVEINGEQLDLNTCVAITNFRRELNMKEGWLSRTFTATLPNKLEVEVKTTRFLSLDLDEVGAINYQVTPLNGDATIKFQPYLDSGITNEDTNWDDQFWDTLKVTTENDKAFIEAKTMKTGFHTCTFMQASVYLENKKQEQNPEVYQQENAITFTYSLSVAKGQTANVVKFGGYTVDRNHDKTELVSAAKTALLTASEKGFAQLLEVQKQAWDAIWKMSDITIDGDVKAQQGIRFNIFQLNQTYLGKDSSLNIGPKGFTGEKYGGSTYWDTEAYCIPFYMATKDQNVARNLLKYRYNHLEKAIENAEKLGFKNGAALYPMVTMNGEECHNEWEITFEEIHRNGAIAFAIFNYYRYTGDYSYIPEMGLEVLIGIARFWHQRATFSTDKNQYVILGVTGPNEYENNINNNFYTNYLAKWCIDYALENIEKVKEGHHDDYLRITGKTKITHEELHAWEKVADNMYFPYSEKHQVYLQQDGFLDKELITVADLPKVDRPINQKWSWDRILRSPYIKQADVLQGFYFFEDQFSTEELKRHFDFYEPFTVHESSLSPCVHSIQAAKLDQMDQAYTFYLRTSRLDLDDYNKEVEEGLHITSMAGTWMSIVEGYGGMRIKNDMLNFEPRIPKEWDAYSFKVNFRDQILKVNVSQSETTFELEGNTDLNIIVNNNPLTVSPNNLVKA is encoded by the coding sequence ATGAATCAAGATTATATACAACCAGACAATTGGTCTATAATTGAAGAAGGTTTTGATGCAGATCGCGTAAAATCTTCAGAAAGTTTATTTAGTATCGGAAATGGCGCCATGGGACAACGTGCTAATTTTGAAGAACAGTACTCCGGTCCAACCTTTCAAGGGAGTTACATTGCAGGGGTTTATTACCCAGACAAAACCAGAGTGGGTTGGTGGAAAAATGGTTATCCAGAATATTTTGCAAAAGTGCTAAATGCACCAAATTGGATTGGTATTAATGTAGAAATTAATGGCGAACAGTTAGATTTAAATACCTGTGTTGCAATCACTAATTTTAGAAGAGAGCTTAACATGAAAGAAGGTTGGTTGTCTAGAACGTTTACAGCAACGCTTCCAAATAAATTAGAGGTAGAGGTTAAAACAACACGTTTTTTAAGTTTAGATTTAGATGAGGTTGGTGCAATTAATTACCAAGTAACACCTTTAAATGGAGACGCTACTATTAAATTTCAACCGTATTTAGATTCAGGAATTACTAATGAAGATACCAATTGGGATGACCAATTTTGGGATACTTTAAAAGTGACTACAGAAAATGATAAGGCTTTTATTGAAGCAAAAACCATGAAAACAGGTTTTCATACTTGTACGTTTATGCAGGCTTCGGTGTATTTAGAGAACAAAAAACAAGAGCAAAATCCTGAAGTTTACCAACAGGAAAATGCGATTACATTTACTTATAGTCTTTCGGTTGCAAAAGGACAAACAGCAAATGTTGTTAAGTTTGGAGGTTATACTGTAGATCGTAATCACGATAAAACGGAATTAGTTTCAGCAGCAAAAACAGCTTTACTTACAGCCTCAGAAAAAGGGTTTGCACAGCTTTTAGAAGTGCAAAAGCAAGCTTGGGATGCTATTTGGAAAATGTCAGATATCACTATTGATGGAGATGTAAAAGCACAACAAGGGATTCGTTTTAATATTTTTCAATTAAATCAAACCTATTTAGGTAAAGATTCTAGTCTAAATATTGGTCCAAAAGGATTTACAGGAGAAAAATATGGTGGAAGTACTTATTGGGATACGGAAGCGTATTGTATTCCGTTTTATATGGCTACCAAGGATCAAAACGTCGCGCGTAACTTATTAAAATACAGATATAATCACTTAGAAAAAGCGATTGAAAATGCCGAAAAGTTAGGTTTTAAAAACGGAGCAGCATTATACCCAATGGTAACCATGAATGGTGAAGAGTGCCATAACGAATGGGAAATTACCTTTGAGGAAATCCATAGAAACGGAGCTATCGCGTTTGCTATTTTTAATTACTATCGTTATACAGGGGATTACAGTTATATTCCAGAAATGGGATTAGAAGTCCTTATCGGAATAGCAAGATTCTGGCACCAACGTGCTACGTTTTCAACAGATAAAAACCAATACGTTATTTTAGGTGTTACTGGTCCCAACGAATATGAAAACAACATTAATAATAATTTTTACACTAACTATTTAGCTAAATGGTGTATTGATTATGCGTTAGAAAATATAGAGAAAGTCAAAGAAGGACATCACGACGATTATTTACGTATTACGGGCAAAACAAAAATTACTCACGAAGAGTTACATGCTTGGGAAAAAGTTGCAGATAATATGTATTTCCCATATTCTGAAAAACATCAAGTGTATTTACAACAAGATGGCTTTTTAGATAAAGAATTAATTACTGTAGCGGATTTACCAAAAGTAGACCGACCAATAAATCAGAAGTGGAGTTGGGATAGGATTTTACGTTCGCCTTACATCAAACAAGCTGATGTGTTACAAGGGTTTTACTTTTTTGAAGACCAATTTTCTACTGAAGAATTGAAACGTCATTTTGATTTTTACGAACCATTTACCGTGCATGAAAGCTCGTTGTCACCTTGTGTGCATAGTATTCAGGCAGCGAAGTTAGATCAAATGGATCAAGCATACACGTTCTATTTACGTACCTCTCGTTTAGATTTAGACGATTATAATAAAGAGGTGGAAGAAGGCTTGCATATTACTAGTATGGCAGGTACTTGGATGAGTATTGTCGAAGGTTATGGCGGGATGCGTATTAAAAATGATATGCTAAATTTTGAACCTCGTATTCCTAAAGAATGGGATGCGTATTCATTTAAAGTCAATTTTAGAGACCAAATATTAAAAGTAAATGTGTCACAATCAGAAACTACTTTCGAGTTAGAAGGTAACACAGATTTGAACATAATAGTAAATAATAATCCCTTGACTGTTTCGCCAAATAACTTGGTGAAAGCATAA
- a CDS encoding LacI family DNA-binding transcriptional regulator — protein sequence MKKKITLKQIARELDVSISTVSKALRNSIEISEDTRQKIQAFAKFYNYRPNNIALSLKNRKTKTIGIIIPEIVHHFFSKVISGIEAVANKRGYNVIVGLSNESFSKEVINMEMLANGSIDGFILSIAKETLQQQDYHHFTETINQGMPIVMFDRVVNEINCDKVIVDDILGAKKAVNKLIDTGCENIAIVTTKDYVSVGKLRTQGYLSALEDHKINPKASLILKVDDQLLSEDHLDSLEKEIEILFKNNKKLDGIFAVNELYAITAMKVARKLGLKIPDDIQIIGFTDGVLSKHAVPSLTTVSQHGQKIGEKAAELLINNLEREDEEDIYETVVIETELIERNSTK from the coding sequence ATGAAAAAGAAAATAACCCTTAAACAGATCGCTAGAGAGTTAGATGTCTCTATATCTACAGTCTCCAAAGCCTTAAGAAACAGTATAGAAATTAGCGAAGACACACGTCAAAAGATTCAAGCTTTTGCTAAGTTTTATAACTATAGGCCTAATAATATTGCACTTAGTTTAAAAAACAGAAAGACGAAAACGATAGGTATAATCATTCCAGAAATAGTGCATCATTTTTTCTCTAAGGTGATTAGTGGTATTGAGGCTGTGGCTAATAAACGTGGCTATAATGTTATTGTTGGGTTATCAAATGAGTCTTTTTCTAAAGAAGTCATTAACATGGAAATGTTGGCTAATGGGAGTATCGATGGATTTATATTATCAATAGCCAAAGAGACTTTGCAACAGCAAGATTATCATCATTTTACTGAAACTATTAATCAAGGGATGCCAATAGTTATGTTTGATAGAGTAGTTAACGAGATTAATTGCGATAAAGTGATTGTAGATGATATTTTAGGAGCTAAAAAAGCAGTTAATAAACTGATTGATACGGGGTGTGAAAATATTGCTATTGTTACAACTAAAGATTATGTTAGTGTAGGGAAATTAAGAACGCAAGGGTATTTATCAGCGTTAGAAGACCATAAGATAAATCCAAAAGCAAGCTTGATTTTAAAGGTTGATGATCAATTATTATCCGAAGATCATTTAGATTCTCTTGAAAAAGAGATTGAAATTTTATTTAAAAACAATAAAAAATTAGATGGCATATTTGCAGTAAATGAACTGTATGCGATTACAGCAATGAAGGTGGCTAGAAAACTTGGTTTAAAAATACCAGATGATATTCAAATTATTGGATTTACAGACGGTGTATTGTCTAAACACGCGGTTCCATCGTTAACTACCGTAAGTCAACATGGTCAGAAAATAGGTGAAAAAGCAGCAGAATTATTGATCAATAATTTAGAAAGAGAAGACGAAGAAGATATCTATGAAACCGTAGTTATTGAAACAGAATTGATAGAACGGAATTCAACAAAATAA
- a CDS encoding SusE domain-containing protein: MKNLKILFIAAISLVSFNSCDEEDDNIFEIQSSESTAAIINLPTSGTGLVLDISNPTGTATTIVWEDATYNIPTVINNTIQLAIAGTNFETPFDVVTTTNNYLAWTNEELNGIAVGLLGLTPFTSADVDMHIKSSIGDNDSEAVYSEMVTVSITPYTTEAPKLGIPGNHQGWDPASAPSLFASAYGETDYEGYVWLDGQHKFIATNDEGDYAWGNTDWGDASGTDGSYTQVLIEDGEGNIAPPNGAGYYFVQANTDADVLEYSETLHNWAVIGSATGSWDNDTDMTYDSATSTWTITMDLTAEEIKFRSNDTWDWNYGDDEGDGTLELSSGTNISVPSAGNYTIVLDFSTPRHYTYSLTLN, from the coding sequence ATGAAAAATTTAAAAATCTTATTTATAGCAGCTATTTCTTTAGTTAGCTTTAACTCGTGTGATGAAGAAGATGATAATATTTTTGAAATACAGTCATCTGAATCTACAGCAGCAATTATTAATTTACCAACGTCTGGAACTGGACTTGTTTTAGATATTTCAAATCCAACAGGTACAGCAACAACTATCGTATGGGAAGATGCTACCTATAATATTCCAACAGTAATTAATAACACAATACAACTTGCAATCGCTGGAACAAATTTTGAAACGCCTTTTGACGTCGTAACAACAACAAACAATTATTTAGCTTGGACTAATGAAGAATTAAACGGTATCGCTGTTGGTCTATTAGGTTTAACTCCTTTTACATCTGCTGATGTAGATATGCATATTAAATCTTCTATTGGAGATAATGATTCAGAAGCTGTTTACTCAGAGATGGTAACTGTATCTATAACCCCATATACTACAGAAGCTCCAAAACTTGGTATACCAGGGAATCACCAAGGTTGGGACCCCGCTTCCGCTCCTAGTCTATTTGCTTCTGCTTACGGAGAAACAGATTACGAAGGTTATGTTTGGCTTGATGGGCAACATAAATTTATCGCTACTAATGACGAAGGGGATTACGCGTGGGGAAATACCGATTGGGGGGATGCCTCTGGAACAGACGGTTCTTATACACAAGTTTTAATAGAAGATGGCGAAGGTAATATTGCTCCTCCTAATGGTGCTGGGTATTACTTTGTACAAGCAAATACAGATGCTGATGTATTAGAGTATTCTGAAACATTACACAACTGGGCTGTCATTGGTTCTGCAACAGGCTCTTGGGATAATGATACAGATATGACTTACGATAGCGCAACTTCAACTTGGACGATCACTATGGACTTAACAGCCGAAGAAATTAAATTTAGATCTAATGATACTTGGGATTGGAATTATGGAGATGATGAAGGTGATGGTACCTTAGAACTAAGCTCTGGTACAAACATTTCAGTACCATCGGCAGGAAACTATACTATTGTTTTAGATTTTAGCACACCAAGGCATTACACGTATAGTTTAACATTAAACTAA
- a CDS encoding SusC/RagA family TonB-linked outer membrane protein, with translation MKTILKRLLLALLFIPTVIFAQSKVTGMVTEQATALPIPAVNVIVKNTSRGASTDFDGKYSLAVNSGDVLVYSYVGYTTQEITYTGQSTINVVLIDDASLLDEIVVIGYGGVKKEDLTGSVDLVTEKDFNDGPIVSAQQLISGKIAGVNVSSGGGAPGEGQNITIRGVGSLSLNSSPLYVIDGFPIDNGGVGGTRNPLNLLNPSDIESITVLKDASATSIYGSRGANGVIIVTTKKGKNKDFEFNLSAKTTVYSPVDYVDVLSADEFRSVVPLDSNADATSIALLGNANTDWQDEIYQTAFGKDYGFSALGSAFGVPLRASLGYSDHDGVLLGDNFERLNASLSLSPTFLDESLKIQINAKGSYTENQFANRGAIGSATSFDPTQSPYDANSPYAGYFAWIDQSTGQQANLATTNPLALLNLVDDTAEVRRLLGNFKADYTLPFFKDITVTVNVGLDKSNSHGRNSTSQFIPTSDPTWNGSFSNYTQEATNKLFDAYVTYNKTFKENHNVTAVAGHSYQSFEYDNFSYNSEKEEDGLEYEFVDKSKNVLLSYFGRLNYNFDSRYLLTATLRADASSKLNPEDRWGYFPSLAAAWNISNENFMENSFFDDLKVRAGYGEVGNVNGLGDYLFLTRYTASTDSAGYQFGYNNGSPSFYQTYRPEAINTNLKWEIGRTLNLGLDFSILDRRITGLFNAYLRKTQDLIATSTVDPFTNFSNTIQANLGDMENKGIEIGLNVIPVQNDNFTWSFNYNVAFNENTVTSLPGDQPIGGISTGIGTNVQVHREGETPFSYLVYKQLYNTNGSPIEGAYADLNGDNVINDADKYLYKDALADVTMGFNTNLNYKNWDLAVISRASIGNYVYNDVASSKGALNNVVPTTNNYLSNLSSDYLNTGFLNTTETNALSDHYVEDGSFFKIDNITIGYNAKDILKDIDARFYGSLQNVATFTNYDGIDPEIGGGIDNNFYPRPRSLVLGVNIDF, from the coding sequence ATGAAAACAATTTTAAAAAGGCTTCTACTAGCTTTACTGTTTATACCAACTGTTATATTTGCCCAAAGCAAAGTTACAGGAATGGTAACTGAGCAAGCTACAGCCTTACCCATACCAGCGGTTAATGTTATTGTAAAAAACACGAGCAGAGGCGCATCTACCGATTTTGATGGTAAATACTCGCTTGCAGTAAATAGTGGAGATGTATTAGTCTATTCTTACGTTGGCTATACCACTCAAGAAATAACCTACACTGGACAGTCCACTATTAATGTCGTTTTAATTGACGACGCTTCACTTTTAGATGAAATTGTGGTTATCGGATATGGAGGCGTTAAAAAAGAAGATTTAACTGGCTCTGTAGATTTAGTAACAGAAAAAGATTTTAATGATGGTCCAATAGTATCTGCACAACAACTTATATCTGGTAAAATTGCTGGTGTTAATGTAAGTTCTGGTGGAGGAGCTCCTGGAGAAGGACAAAACATTACCATTCGTGGAGTTGGTTCTTTATCTTTAAATAGTTCTCCTTTATATGTTATTGATGGATTTCCTATTGACAACGGAGGTGTTGGTGGTACTAGAAACCCATTAAACCTTCTAAATCCGAGTGACATAGAAAGTATCACAGTCTTAAAAGATGCATCGGCGACTTCAATTTACGGGTCTCGAGGTGCTAATGGTGTTATTATTGTAACGACTAAAAAAGGAAAAAATAAAGACTTTGAATTTAATTTAAGTGCTAAAACAACAGTTTACAGTCCTGTAGATTATGTTGATGTTTTATCTGCTGATGAATTTAGAAGTGTCGTCCCATTAGATTCTAATGCAGATGCTACAAGTATTGCCTTATTAGGAAATGCAAATACAGATTGGCAAGATGAAATTTACCAAACGGCTTTTGGTAAAGATTATGGATTTAGCGCATTAGGTAGTGCTTTTGGCGTTCCATTAAGAGCATCTTTAGGTTATTCTGATCATGATGGGGTACTATTAGGTGATAATTTTGAACGTTTAAATGCCTCTTTAAGTCTTTCTCCTACTTTTTTAGATGAAAGTTTGAAGATTCAAATAAATGCAAAAGGAAGTTATACCGAAAATCAATTTGCAAACAGAGGTGCCATAGGATCTGCAACATCTTTTGACCCAACACAATCTCCTTACGATGCAAACTCTCCATATGCTGGTTATTTTGCGTGGATAGATCAAAGCACTGGACAACAAGCCAATTTGGCAACAACAAACCCACTTGCGCTTCTAAACTTAGTAGATGATACTGCAGAAGTTAGACGTCTTTTAGGAAATTTTAAAGCCGACTATACTTTACCCTTCTTTAAAGACATTACCGTTACCGTTAATGTTGGTTTAGACAAATCTAATAGTCATGGAAGAAACAGTACGTCACAGTTTATTCCTACTTCAGACCCGACATGGAATGGTTCTTTCTCTAATTACACACAAGAAGCAACTAACAAATTGTTTGATGCCTACGTTACATACAACAAAACTTTTAAGGAAAACCATAATGTTACAGCAGTTGCCGGACACTCTTACCAATCTTTCGAGTATGATAACTTTAGCTACAATAGCGAAAAAGAAGAAGATGGATTAGAATATGAATTTGTAGACAAATCTAAAAATGTTTTATTATCTTATTTTGGAAGGTTAAATTATAATTTTGACAGTCGTTATTTACTAACGGCTACACTTAGAGCAGATGCCTCTTCTAAACTTAACCCAGAAGACCGTTGGGGGTATTTCCCATCACTTGCTGCCGCTTGGAATATCAGTAATGAAAATTTCATGGAAAATTCTTTCTTTGATGATCTAAAAGTTAGAGCTGGTTATGGAGAAGTTGGTAACGTCAATGGTTTAGGTGATTATTTATTCCTAACGCGTTATACTGCAAGTACGGATAGTGCTGGTTATCAATTTGGGTATAACAACGGTTCCCCTTCATTCTATCAAACGTATAGACCTGAAGCGATCAACACTAATCTAAAATGGGAAATTGGTCGTACATTAAACCTTGGTTTAGACTTTAGTATTCTAGACCGTAGAATTACAGGTTTATTTAATGCCTACTTAAGAAAAACACAAGACTTAATTGCAACATCAACAGTAGATCCTTTTACTAATTTCTCAAACACTATTCAAGCGAATCTTGGTGATATGGAAAATAAAGGTATTGAAATTGGTTTAAATGTTATCCCTGTGCAAAATGATAACTTTACATGGTCCTTTAACTACAATGTTGCTTTTAACGAAAACACAGTTACAAGCTTACCTGGAGATCAACCAATCGGAGGGATTTCTACTGGTATCGGGACTAACGTTCAAGTACATAGAGAAGGAGAAACACCTTTTAGCTACTTAGTTTACAAGCAACTTTACAACACTAATGGAAGCCCTATTGAAGGTGCTTATGCCGATTTAAATGGTGATAATGTAATTAATGATGCCGATAAATACCTATACAAAGATGCTTTAGCTGATGTAACAATGGGCTTTAATACAAATCTAAATTATAAAAACTGGGACTTAGCAGTTATATCAAGAGCAAGTATTGGAAACTATGTGTATAACGATGTGGCTTCTTCAAAAGGAGCACTAAACAATGTCGTTCCAACAACAAATAATTACTTAAGTAATTTGAGTTCAGATTATCTAAATACAGGTTTCTTAAACACAACAGAAACCAACGCTTTAAGTGATCACTATGTTGAAGATGGGTCTTTTTTCAAAATAGACAATATTACTATTGGTTATAACGCTAAAGATATATTAAAAGACATCGATGCTAGATTCTATGGCTCTTTACAAAACGTGGCTACTTTTACTAATTACGATGGAATTGATCCTGAAATTGGTGGTGGTATAGATAACAACTTTTACCCTAGACCACGTTCGCTTGTTTTAGGTGTTAATATTGATTTTTAA